In Cyprinus carpio isolate SPL01 chromosome B7, ASM1834038v1, whole genome shotgun sequence, a genomic segment contains:
- the LOC109092655 gene encoding kin of IRRE-like protein 1 isoform X1, producing the protein MQGLLLLLSLALSFHRVRTARFSQEPADQSVVLGQRVVLSCVVFNYSGIVQWTKDGLALGIGEDLRAWPRYRVLRLVDVGQYNLEISAAELSDDSLYECQATEAALRSRRAKLTVLIPPDEPVIEGAPEILLTAGVPYNMSCVSRGAKPASVIEWQKDGLPIEGAVSTTEVLPDRKRVTTRSYLPISPVDTDTGKNFTCVATNLAVPMGKRATITLNVHHPPVVTLSIEPRSVLAGERVTFTCQATANPPVMGYKWAKGGVVIQGARESVFVTKADHSFFTEPVSCQVFNAVGSTNVSILVDVHFGPILVVEPKPVTVDLDSDVTLNCKWAGNPPLTLTWTKKGSSMVLSNNNQLYLKSVSQADAGQYVCKAIVPRIGVGETEVTLTVNGPPIISSEAVQYAVRGERGEVKCYIASTPPPDKIVWAWKENVWEKEKGTLSERYTVEQSKLTTQGGVVLSTLTINNVMESDFQSTYNCTAWNSFGPGTMIITLEETEVVPVGIIAGGTVGCSILLILCLLALVLVLYRQRKGSRRGVTLGKPDIKVETINKETHSLEEDSGSVSTATRMVKAMYSFLPSVTLSPSSQPFKDDIDLKQELRSDTLDTRQDYELKDPTNGYYNVRASTHDEGRPASRSMHYSDYRTSGQPGGAAAVVSSGSGAPGATAGPGTPSSLAPGSRAGCYDPRPPSRLSHNSYAQFNTFTRAGQSQQPPPSSGPQTSDFTAECSLLDSTAQLGYENYGYPHYPTFRMGFGPPSLAPLEGGPAYEMYGVGPSVGAGGGTGTPETGLGKYGSSTRFSYTSQHSDYSHRHTQRMQTHV; encoded by the exons ATGCAGGGACTGCTGCTGCTTCTGAGTTTGGCGTTGAGTTTTCACAGAG TGCGGACGGCGCGGTTCTCTCAGGAGCCTGCAGACCAGTCAGTGGTTTTGGGCCAGAGGGTGGTCCTGTCCTGCGTGGTCTTCAACTATTCGGGCATTGTGCAGTGGACCAAGGATGGACTGGCCTTAGGCATCGGAGAAGACCTCCGGG CCTGGCCGCGGTATCGTGTGTTGCGGCTGGTGGATGTTGGGCAGTATAATTTGGAGATCTCAGCTGCTGAACTCTCAGACGACTCCCTCTATGAGTGCCAGGCCACGGAGGCAGCACTGCGCTCGCGACGGGCCAAACTCACCGTCCTCa ttccTCCCGATGAGCCGGTGATTGAGGGGGCCCCGGAGATTCTCCTCACAGCAGGGGTCCCATACAACATGAGCTGTGTGTCCCGCGGAGCCAAACCCGCCTCTGTCATAGAGTGGCAGAAGGACGGCCTGCCGATAGAGGGGGCCGTCAGCACCacg GAGGTGCTTCCAGACAGGAAACGTGTGACCACACGCAGTTACCTGCCCATTTCACCAGTAGATACAGACACGGGGAAGAACTTCACCTGTGTTGCTACTAACCTGGCCGTGCCGATGGGCAAACGGGCCACTATCACCCTCAACGTTCATC ACCCACCGGTGGTGACGTTATCCATTGAGCCTCGCTCCGTCTTGGCAGGAGAGAGAGTGACCTTCACCTGCCAAGCTACTGCCAACCCACCTGTTATGGGTTATAA GTGGGCAAAGGGAGGTGTGGTCATACAGGGGGCGAGAGAGAGTGTTTTTGTCACCAAGGCAGATCACTCTTTCTTCACTGAGCCTGTGTCCTGCCAAGTGTTCAATGCTGTGGGCAGCACAAACGTCAGCATACTCGTCGATGTCCACT TTGGCCCTATCCTGGTTGTAGAGCCTAAACCAGTAACGGTGGATTTAGACTCGGACGTCACTTTAAATTGCAAGTGGGCGGGAAATCCTCCTCTCACACTAACCTGGACAAAAAAGGGTTCAAGCATG GTTTTGAGTAATAATAACCAGCTCTATCTGAAGTCCGTAAGTCAGGCAGATGCTGGTCAGTATGTGTGTAAGGCCATCGTGCCTAGGATCGGAGTCGGCGAGACAGAGGTCACACTCACCGTCAACG GTCCACCCATCATCTCAAGCGAAGCGGTCCAGTATGCAGTTCGAGGGGAGAGAGGGGAAGTCAAGTGTTACATTGCCAGCACCCCTCCTCCTGACAAGATC GTGTGGGCATGGAAGGAAAATGTGTGGGAAAAAGAGAAGGGGACCCTGTCAGAACGATACACAGTAGAACAGAGCAAACTGACCACACAGGGAGGTGTGGTGCTGTCCACCCTCACCATCAACAACGTCATGGAGTCAGACTTCCAGTCCACATACAACTGCACCGCCTGGAATTCATTCGGACCTGGGACCATGATCATCACACTGGAAGAGACCG AAGTAGTGCCGGTCGGGATCATTGCAGGAGGCACCGTCGGCTGTTCCATTCTGCTTATCCTGTGTTTACTAGCGTTAGTGCTGGTTTTGTATCGGCAACGCAAAGGAA GTCGTCGAGGGGTCACGCTCGGCAAGCCAGATATCAAGGTAGAGACCATAAACAAAGAGACCCACAGTCTGGAGGAAGACTCTGGGAGCGTCTCCACAGCAACACGCATGGTGAAGGCCATGTACTCC TTTTTACCTTCTGTGACCCTCTCTCCCTCCTCCCAGCCTTTTAAAGATGACATTGACCTCAAACAGGAGCTACGCAGTGACACGCTGGACACGCGCCAGGACTACGAGCTCAAG GACCCAACAAACGGCTACTACAACGTGCGAGCTTCCACCCATGATGAGGGACGTCCCGCTTCCCGATCCATGCACTATTCAGACTATCGCACCTCCGGACAGCCAGGGGGCGCCGCGGCCGTTGTGAGCAGTGGATCGGGAGCTCCTGGAGCTACGGCAGGTCCGGGAACACCGAGCAGCTTGGCTCCAGGATCACGAGCGGGTTGCTACGACCCTCGCCCTCCCTCTAGACTCTCGCACAACAGCTACGCCCAGTTCAACACGTTCACCCGCGCCGGACAGTCCCAGCAGCCTCCGCCCAGTTCTGGCCCACAGACTAGCGACTTCACCGCTGAATGCAGCCTCTTGGACTCTACCGCTCAGCTCGGATACGAAAATTACGGCTACCCGCACTATCCGACGTTTCGGATGGGTTTTGGTCCTCCTAGCCTCGCCCCGTTAGAAGGCGGGCCGGCGTATGAGATGTACGGAGTCGGGCCGAGCGTCGGCGCAGGAGGCGGAACCGGAACCCCAGAGACTGGACTTGGGAAATACGGCAGTTCCACACGGTTCTCCTACACCTCCCAGCATTCCGATTATTCCCACCGACACACACAGAGGATGCAGACACACGTGTAA
- the LOC109092655 gene encoding kin of IRRE-like protein 1 isoform X2 gives MQGLLLLLSLALSFHRVRTARFSQEPADQSVVLGQRVVLSCVVFNYSGIVQWTKDGLALGIGEDLRAWPRYRVLRLVDVGQYNLEISAAELSDDSLYECQATEAALRSRRAKLTVLIPPDEPVIEGAPEILLTAGVPYNMSCVSRGAKPASVIEWQKDGLPIEGAVSTTEVLPDRKRVTTRSYLPISPVDTDTGKNFTCVATNLAVPMGKRATITLNVHHPPVVTLSIEPRSVLAGERVTFTCQATANPPVMGYKWAKGGVVIQGARESVFVTKADHSFFTEPVSCQVFNAVGSTNVSILVDVHFGPILVVEPKPVTVDLDSDVTLNCKWAGNPPLTLTWTKKGSSMVLSNNNQLYLKSVSQADAGQYVCKAIVPRIGVGETEVTLTVNGPPIISSEAVQYAVRGERGEVKCYIASTPPPDKIVWAWKENVWEKEKGTLSERYTVEQSKLTTQGGVVLSTLTINNVMESDFQSTYNCTAWNSFGPGTMIITLEETVVPVGIIAGGTVGCSILLILCLLALVLVLYRQRKGSRRGVTLGKPDIKVETINKETHSLEEDSGSVSTATRMVKAMYSFLPSVTLSPSSQPFKDDIDLKQELRSDTLDTRQDYELKDPTNGYYNVRASTHDEGRPASRSMHYSDYRTSGQPGGAAAVVSSGSGAPGATAGPGTPSSLAPGSRAGCYDPRPPSRLSHNSYAQFNTFTRAGQSQQPPPSSGPQTSDFTAECSLLDSTAQLGYENYGYPHYPTFRMGFGPPSLAPLEGGPAYEMYGVGPSVGAGGGTGTPETGLGKYGSSTRFSYTSQHSDYSHRHTQRMQTHV, from the exons ATGCAGGGACTGCTGCTGCTTCTGAGTTTGGCGTTGAGTTTTCACAGAG TGCGGACGGCGCGGTTCTCTCAGGAGCCTGCAGACCAGTCAGTGGTTTTGGGCCAGAGGGTGGTCCTGTCCTGCGTGGTCTTCAACTATTCGGGCATTGTGCAGTGGACCAAGGATGGACTGGCCTTAGGCATCGGAGAAGACCTCCGGG CCTGGCCGCGGTATCGTGTGTTGCGGCTGGTGGATGTTGGGCAGTATAATTTGGAGATCTCAGCTGCTGAACTCTCAGACGACTCCCTCTATGAGTGCCAGGCCACGGAGGCAGCACTGCGCTCGCGACGGGCCAAACTCACCGTCCTCa ttccTCCCGATGAGCCGGTGATTGAGGGGGCCCCGGAGATTCTCCTCACAGCAGGGGTCCCATACAACATGAGCTGTGTGTCCCGCGGAGCCAAACCCGCCTCTGTCATAGAGTGGCAGAAGGACGGCCTGCCGATAGAGGGGGCCGTCAGCACCacg GAGGTGCTTCCAGACAGGAAACGTGTGACCACACGCAGTTACCTGCCCATTTCACCAGTAGATACAGACACGGGGAAGAACTTCACCTGTGTTGCTACTAACCTGGCCGTGCCGATGGGCAAACGGGCCACTATCACCCTCAACGTTCATC ACCCACCGGTGGTGACGTTATCCATTGAGCCTCGCTCCGTCTTGGCAGGAGAGAGAGTGACCTTCACCTGCCAAGCTACTGCCAACCCACCTGTTATGGGTTATAA GTGGGCAAAGGGAGGTGTGGTCATACAGGGGGCGAGAGAGAGTGTTTTTGTCACCAAGGCAGATCACTCTTTCTTCACTGAGCCTGTGTCCTGCCAAGTGTTCAATGCTGTGGGCAGCACAAACGTCAGCATACTCGTCGATGTCCACT TTGGCCCTATCCTGGTTGTAGAGCCTAAACCAGTAACGGTGGATTTAGACTCGGACGTCACTTTAAATTGCAAGTGGGCGGGAAATCCTCCTCTCACACTAACCTGGACAAAAAAGGGTTCAAGCATG GTTTTGAGTAATAATAACCAGCTCTATCTGAAGTCCGTAAGTCAGGCAGATGCTGGTCAGTATGTGTGTAAGGCCATCGTGCCTAGGATCGGAGTCGGCGAGACAGAGGTCACACTCACCGTCAACG GTCCACCCATCATCTCAAGCGAAGCGGTCCAGTATGCAGTTCGAGGGGAGAGAGGGGAAGTCAAGTGTTACATTGCCAGCACCCCTCCTCCTGACAAGATC GTGTGGGCATGGAAGGAAAATGTGTGGGAAAAAGAGAAGGGGACCCTGTCAGAACGATACACAGTAGAACAGAGCAAACTGACCACACAGGGAGGTGTGGTGCTGTCCACCCTCACCATCAACAACGTCATGGAGTCAGACTTCCAGTCCACATACAACTGCACCGCCTGGAATTCATTCGGACCTGGGACCATGATCATCACACTGGAAGAGACCG TAGTGCCGGTCGGGATCATTGCAGGAGGCACCGTCGGCTGTTCCATTCTGCTTATCCTGTGTTTACTAGCGTTAGTGCTGGTTTTGTATCGGCAACGCAAAGGAA GTCGTCGAGGGGTCACGCTCGGCAAGCCAGATATCAAGGTAGAGACCATAAACAAAGAGACCCACAGTCTGGAGGAAGACTCTGGGAGCGTCTCCACAGCAACACGCATGGTGAAGGCCATGTACTCC TTTTTACCTTCTGTGACCCTCTCTCCCTCCTCCCAGCCTTTTAAAGATGACATTGACCTCAAACAGGAGCTACGCAGTGACACGCTGGACACGCGCCAGGACTACGAGCTCAAG GACCCAACAAACGGCTACTACAACGTGCGAGCTTCCACCCATGATGAGGGACGTCCCGCTTCCCGATCCATGCACTATTCAGACTATCGCACCTCCGGACAGCCAGGGGGCGCCGCGGCCGTTGTGAGCAGTGGATCGGGAGCTCCTGGAGCTACGGCAGGTCCGGGAACACCGAGCAGCTTGGCTCCAGGATCACGAGCGGGTTGCTACGACCCTCGCCCTCCCTCTAGACTCTCGCACAACAGCTACGCCCAGTTCAACACGTTCACCCGCGCCGGACAGTCCCAGCAGCCTCCGCCCAGTTCTGGCCCACAGACTAGCGACTTCACCGCTGAATGCAGCCTCTTGGACTCTACCGCTCAGCTCGGATACGAAAATTACGGCTACCCGCACTATCCGACGTTTCGGATGGGTTTTGGTCCTCCTAGCCTCGCCCCGTTAGAAGGCGGGCCGGCGTATGAGATGTACGGAGTCGGGCCGAGCGTCGGCGCAGGAGGCGGAACCGGAACCCCAGAGACTGGACTTGGGAAATACGGCAGTTCCACACGGTTCTCCTACACCTCCCAGCATTCCGATTATTCCCACCGACACACACAGAGGATGCAGACACACGTGTAA
- the LOC109092655 gene encoding kin of IRRE-like protein 1 isoform X3 produces the protein MQGLLLLLSLALSFHRVRTARFSQEPADQSVVLGQRVVLSCVVFNYSGIVQWTKDGLALGIGEDLRAWPRYRVLRLVDVGQYNLEISAAELSDDSLYECQATEAALRSRRAKLTVLIPPDEPVIEGAPEILLTAGVPYNMSCVSRGAKPASVIEWQKDGLPIEGAVSTTEVLPDRKRVTTRSYLPISPVDTDTGKNFTCVATNLAVPMGKRATITLNVHHPPVVTLSIEPRSVLAGERVTFTCQATANPPVMGYKWAKGGVVIQGARESVFVTKADHSFFTEPVSCQVFNAVGSTNVSILVDVHFGPILVVEPKPVTVDLDSDVTLNCKWAGNPPLTLTWTKKGSSMVLSNNNQLYLKSVSQADAGQYVCKAIVPRIGVGETEVTLTVNGPPIISSEAVQYAVRGERGEVKCYIASTPPPDKIVWAWKENVWEKEKGTLSERYTVEQSKLTTQGGVVLSTLTINNVMESDFQSTYNCTAWNSFGPGTMIITLEETEVVPVGIIAGGTVGCSILLILCLLALVLVLYRQRKGSRRGVTLGKPDIKVETINKETHSLEEDSGSVSTATRMVKAMYSPFKDDIDLKQELRSDTLDTRQDYELKDPTNGYYNVRASTHDEGRPASRSMHYSDYRTSGQPGGAAAVVSSGSGAPGATAGPGTPSSLAPGSRAGCYDPRPPSRLSHNSYAQFNTFTRAGQSQQPPPSSGPQTSDFTAECSLLDSTAQLGYENYGYPHYPTFRMGFGPPSLAPLEGGPAYEMYGVGPSVGAGGGTGTPETGLGKYGSSTRFSYTSQHSDYSHRHTQRMQTHV, from the exons ATGCAGGGACTGCTGCTGCTTCTGAGTTTGGCGTTGAGTTTTCACAGAG TGCGGACGGCGCGGTTCTCTCAGGAGCCTGCAGACCAGTCAGTGGTTTTGGGCCAGAGGGTGGTCCTGTCCTGCGTGGTCTTCAACTATTCGGGCATTGTGCAGTGGACCAAGGATGGACTGGCCTTAGGCATCGGAGAAGACCTCCGGG CCTGGCCGCGGTATCGTGTGTTGCGGCTGGTGGATGTTGGGCAGTATAATTTGGAGATCTCAGCTGCTGAACTCTCAGACGACTCCCTCTATGAGTGCCAGGCCACGGAGGCAGCACTGCGCTCGCGACGGGCCAAACTCACCGTCCTCa ttccTCCCGATGAGCCGGTGATTGAGGGGGCCCCGGAGATTCTCCTCACAGCAGGGGTCCCATACAACATGAGCTGTGTGTCCCGCGGAGCCAAACCCGCCTCTGTCATAGAGTGGCAGAAGGACGGCCTGCCGATAGAGGGGGCCGTCAGCACCacg GAGGTGCTTCCAGACAGGAAACGTGTGACCACACGCAGTTACCTGCCCATTTCACCAGTAGATACAGACACGGGGAAGAACTTCACCTGTGTTGCTACTAACCTGGCCGTGCCGATGGGCAAACGGGCCACTATCACCCTCAACGTTCATC ACCCACCGGTGGTGACGTTATCCATTGAGCCTCGCTCCGTCTTGGCAGGAGAGAGAGTGACCTTCACCTGCCAAGCTACTGCCAACCCACCTGTTATGGGTTATAA GTGGGCAAAGGGAGGTGTGGTCATACAGGGGGCGAGAGAGAGTGTTTTTGTCACCAAGGCAGATCACTCTTTCTTCACTGAGCCTGTGTCCTGCCAAGTGTTCAATGCTGTGGGCAGCACAAACGTCAGCATACTCGTCGATGTCCACT TTGGCCCTATCCTGGTTGTAGAGCCTAAACCAGTAACGGTGGATTTAGACTCGGACGTCACTTTAAATTGCAAGTGGGCGGGAAATCCTCCTCTCACACTAACCTGGACAAAAAAGGGTTCAAGCATG GTTTTGAGTAATAATAACCAGCTCTATCTGAAGTCCGTAAGTCAGGCAGATGCTGGTCAGTATGTGTGTAAGGCCATCGTGCCTAGGATCGGAGTCGGCGAGACAGAGGTCACACTCACCGTCAACG GTCCACCCATCATCTCAAGCGAAGCGGTCCAGTATGCAGTTCGAGGGGAGAGAGGGGAAGTCAAGTGTTACATTGCCAGCACCCCTCCTCCTGACAAGATC GTGTGGGCATGGAAGGAAAATGTGTGGGAAAAAGAGAAGGGGACCCTGTCAGAACGATACACAGTAGAACAGAGCAAACTGACCACACAGGGAGGTGTGGTGCTGTCCACCCTCACCATCAACAACGTCATGGAGTCAGACTTCCAGTCCACATACAACTGCACCGCCTGGAATTCATTCGGACCTGGGACCATGATCATCACACTGGAAGAGACCG AAGTAGTGCCGGTCGGGATCATTGCAGGAGGCACCGTCGGCTGTTCCATTCTGCTTATCCTGTGTTTACTAGCGTTAGTGCTGGTTTTGTATCGGCAACGCAAAGGAA GTCGTCGAGGGGTCACGCTCGGCAAGCCAGATATCAAGGTAGAGACCATAAACAAAGAGACCCACAGTCTGGAGGAAGACTCTGGGAGCGTCTCCACAGCAACACGCATGGTGAAGGCCATGTACTCC CCTTTTAAAGATGACATTGACCTCAAACAGGAGCTACGCAGTGACACGCTGGACACGCGCCAGGACTACGAGCTCAAG GACCCAACAAACGGCTACTACAACGTGCGAGCTTCCACCCATGATGAGGGACGTCCCGCTTCCCGATCCATGCACTATTCAGACTATCGCACCTCCGGACAGCCAGGGGGCGCCGCGGCCGTTGTGAGCAGTGGATCGGGAGCTCCTGGAGCTACGGCAGGTCCGGGAACACCGAGCAGCTTGGCTCCAGGATCACGAGCGGGTTGCTACGACCCTCGCCCTCCCTCTAGACTCTCGCACAACAGCTACGCCCAGTTCAACACGTTCACCCGCGCCGGACAGTCCCAGCAGCCTCCGCCCAGTTCTGGCCCACAGACTAGCGACTTCACCGCTGAATGCAGCCTCTTGGACTCTACCGCTCAGCTCGGATACGAAAATTACGGCTACCCGCACTATCCGACGTTTCGGATGGGTTTTGGTCCTCCTAGCCTCGCCCCGTTAGAAGGCGGGCCGGCGTATGAGATGTACGGAGTCGGGCCGAGCGTCGGCGCAGGAGGCGGAACCGGAACCCCAGAGACTGGACTTGGGAAATACGGCAGTTCCACACGGTTCTCCTACACCTCCCAGCATTCCGATTATTCCCACCGACACACACAGAGGATGCAGACACACGTGTAA